One Oryza sativa Japonica Group chromosome 8, ASM3414082v1 DNA window includes the following coding sequences:
- the LOC4345202 gene encoding putative disease resistance protein RGA3 isoform X1 has protein sequence MDKAAVVPLPITGGVNDDRTAALQQWASTVGFGGEVGRLVEAHRRLDSVLAETQGKEIRNKELQRRLREASHDAARARDLLGELEYYRIREEVERDDHDKLLHDNANGNLLLSMPQRDVEFFNNDAAKDDKDTTESSLSNTDSSASALQVTTYIASSSSPVPYLETLNKCISNEISKYTEKCYRIAKQVSEALELESLDYLYAHKYQRTRTDHRETSPCQSEPKVHGRDQQRDLIISKLTSEECARKKLSILAIIGDGGIGKTTLAKLVFNNSTVSKHFDVLLWVYVSVHFDQNKIMQEMLDSFCGDEHDEIKKSKELQLQDKLDYLLKSKRVLLVMDDMWEDSTKEKWDELLNPLLKNDVMGNSVLVTTRKPSVATMIEAADHINLDGLKKDDFWCLFKECVFGHENYKGEPRLEKIGQQIVDKLKGNPLAAKTVSKVLRRSFDVDYWRRILHTGEWKYKNDENDIMPALMISYKYLPAHLQSCFSYCAVFPKYHRYEKERLIDMWIAQDLLCSADIHTRPEDIGNEYFDDLLDWGFFEKQFEHSTLLIMHDLIHDLAQKVSSDESFTIEGNEPRNAPPCVRHVSVITEWEYKTKLNGTVYPNDSFLQEFSNSFRELQQRSLSTLMLFGPHDLDFADTFRQELNEVRSIRVLKLEMVFFDLDSLIGNISAFVNLRYLELGCFYKGPRLELPEAICRLYHLKVLDIKKNWGPSTSLPREMSKLVNLRHFIAEKELHAKIAGIGKMVSLQELKAFDVKKDHEFSISQLRGLNQLRGSISISSLYNAGHEEASQARLCDKDNLTCLHLSWLTLSRNRVARRTLPILEDLKPHSGLKNLQVVGYRHSLPSWLCSTVHLTSLRSLHLDRCIRWQTIPHPQQLPLLQELHLIQLPRVYKIEIGPLKVLEIRWLQNLRQCILLDKEQSYATLQILEVEGCPKLDEFLLQIFMSSGVQSTYQFLGIHRLKIHNDFLRASIPLLLLNSLSDIDLCGEHSKFTRFRLKPFGTSDGLSLQIKGDRYIQKIEERLFTLEKLKDLRELEIRDYQSVIFQRQFWEGFEQLTSLKKFRVIKCPEIFSTNFELFLPPSVEELELSGCNITLIQLSQLLVNLHLLKSFKLTNCQGVTSLPVGLFTDEQNTMSEGSWHIPPRCFTSLESLQISFTTAPSDANSIMHFTSKKGLGRFVSLKKIVIENCPTLLSRALSGGASHISPSSLDKLCMTGIQDSTLQFSDVSSIADLDVSGCPKLACLDLSSCTALEKLCVIDCRLLQSIEGLPSCSALRDLKIRNCALLPSLSASLHTLKTLSIENNTNLASLELKSCTSLQKLCIKDCPALTSWEGLKSLVSLEILKVEASPGFITRWISAAAEVNIEEKNFSLPLEKLNVDNIDVLCVPICSQLTSLKILSIEEDRHDPDGHVEFLTDNHVKGLSFLTCLRFLDLENLEQLRSLPAELGSLASLQRLHVGNCGHITSLPVGGLPASLKDMELYNCSKELNVLCRDMLRLRRNLHLWVDGDEEDFFSQNCSDEEISELMFAYRIAFTPGSFLEEQNNTRTPSIFDEGSKRNKISKYKRRKKATAYR, from the exons ATGGACAAGGCGGCGGTTGTTCCACTTCCAATCACCGGAGGAGTCAACGACGATCGTACTGCTGCGCTGCAGCAGTGGGCTTCCACCGTCGGCTTCGGAGGCGAGGTGGGGCGCCTCGTCGAAGCCCACCGACGCCTCGACTCGGTGCTCGCGGAGACGCAGGGGAAGGAGATCCGGAACAAGGAGCTCCAGCGGCGCCTCAGGGAGGCCTCGCATGATGCTGCCCGCGCCCGTGACCTCCTCGGCGAGCTCGAGTACTACcgcatccgcgaggaggtggagcGCGACGACCACGATAAG CTATTGCATGACAATGCAAATGGAAATTTGCTTCTCTCCATGCCTCAAAGGGATGTTGAGTTCTTTAACAATGATGCAGCAAAAGATGACAAAGACACCACAGAAAGTTCTCTTAGCAACACAGATTCATCTGCATCTGCTCTTCAGGTTACTACGTACATTGCTAGTAGCAGTAGTCCAGTACCCTATCTGGAGACTCTTAACAAGTGCATCTCGAATGAGATAAGTAAATACACTGAAAAATGCTACAGGATAGCCAAACAGGTGAGTGAAGCTCTTGAGCTTGAAAGTCTGGATTACCTTTACGCGCACAAATACCAGAGAACAAGAACAGATCATCGGGAGACATCACCATGCCAAAGTGAACCCAAAGTTCATGGGAGGGACCAACAGCGTGACTTGATAATAAGCAAGTTAACAAGTGAGGAATGTGCTAGGAAGAAACTCTCTATCCTTGCCATCATCGGTGATGGAGGTATTGGGAAAACTACTCTGGCTAAGCTAGTCTTCAACAACTCAACAGTGTCAAAGCATTTTGACGTTCTGTTATGGGTTTATGTATCTGTTCACTTTGATCAAAATAAGATTATGCAGGAAATGTTGGACTCCTTTTGCGGGGATGAGCATGATGAAATCAAGAAATCGAAGGAGCTTCAACTCCAAGACAAACTTGACTACTTATTGAAGTCAAAACGAGTGCTACTTGTTATGGATGACATGTGGGAGGATAGCACAAAGGAAAAATGGGATGAGCTGTTAAATCCATTGCTTAAAAACGATGTTATGGGGAACAGTGTTCTTGTCACAACTCGTAAACCATCTGTGGCAACAATGATAGAAGCAGCAGATCACATCAACCTGGATGGTTTGAAAAAAGATGACTTTTGGTGTTTGTTCAAGGAATGTGTATTTGGACATGAGAACTATAAAGGAGAACCAAGACTGGAAAAAATTGGGCAGCAGATAGTTGACAAGTTAAAGGGCAATCCTTTAGCAGCAAAGACTGTAAGCAAAGTATTGAGAAGGAGCTTTGACGTTGATTACTGGAGGAGAATTCTGCATACCGGTGAATGGAAGTACAAAAATGATGAGAATGATATCATGCCGGCCTTGATGATCAGCTACAAATATCTTCCAGCTCACCTTCAAAGTTGTTTCTCGTACTGTGCTGTGTTCCCAAAGTATCATAGGTATGAGAAAGAGCGTCTGATCGATATGTGGATAGCGCAAGATTTGCTATGTTCCGCTGATATTCACACACGACCTGAGGACATTGGAAATGAATACTTTGATGATCTACTTGATTGGGGATTTTTCGAAAAACAGTTTGAGCACTCAACCTTACTCATCATGCATGATCTAATTCATGATCTGGCACAGAAGGTTTCATCTGACGAAAGCTTTACCATAGAGGGCAATGAGCCTAGGAATGCACCGCCATGTGTTCGTCATGTCAGTGTAATAACAGAGTGGGAGTACAAAACAAAATTGAATGGCACTGTGTATCCTAATGATTCTTTCCTCCAAGAGTTCTCTAATTCCTTCCGTGAGTTGCAACAAAGGAGCTTAAGCACATTGATGCTGTTTGGGCCACATGACTTGGATTTTGCAGACACGTTTCGGCAAGAACTCAATGAGGTAAGGTCAATCCGTGTGTTGAAACTGGAGATGGTCTTCTTTGACTTGGATTCATTGATAGGCAACATCTCAGCATTTGTCAATCTTCGCTATCTAGAACTGGGCTGCTTCTACAAGGGCCCCAGGCTGGAGCTACCAGAAGCTATATGCAGGCTGTATCACCTTAAAGTCCTGGATATAAAGAAGAACTGGGGTCCTAGCACATCTTTGCCAAGAGAAATGAGCAAGCTTGTTAACTTGCGGCATTTTATTGCTGAAAAGGAGTTACATGCAAAAATAGCTGGCATCGGAAAGATGGTTTCCCTGCAGGAGCTAAAGGCATTTGATGTCAAAAAGGACCATGAGTTCAGCATATCACAGCTGAGAGGACTGAATCAGCTAAGGGGATCAATAAGCATTTCTAGTCTTTACAATGCAGGGCATGAAGAGGCTAGCCAAGCAAGGCTCTGTGACAAGGATAACCTAACTTGTTTGCACCTGTCATGGCTGACTTTATCTAGGAACCGTGTTGCACGGCGTACTCTTCCTATCCTGGAGGATCTTAAACCACATTCTGGCCTTAAAAATCTGCAAGTTGTTGGATACAGGCATTCTTTACCATCATGGCTTTGCAGCACTGTCCATCTCACCTCTTTGCGGTCACTCCACCTGGATAGATGCATACGTTGGCAAACAATTCCACATCCCCAGCAGTTGCCTCTTCTCCAGGAGCTGCATTTGATTCAACTGcctcgtgtttacaaaatagagATTGGTCCTCTGAAGGTCCTTGAAATACGCTGGTTGCAAAATCTGAGGCAGTGCATACTTTTAGATAAGGAACAGTCATATGCTACCCTACAGATCCTTGAAGTGGAGGGATGCCCCAAATTGGATGAATTTCTATTGCAGATTTTCATGTCTTCGGGTGTACAAAGCACATACCAATTTCTTGGTATTCACAGGCTTAAGATACACAATGACTTCCTTCGTGCTAGCATCCCGCTCCTGCTCCTAAATTCTTTATCAGACATAGATCTGTGTGGTGAGCACTCAAAATTTACGAGGTTTCGACTAAAACCATTTGGCACATCAGATGGGTTGAGTCTACAAATCAAAGGAGATAGATATATTCAGAAGATAGAGGAAAGATTGTTCACATTAGAGAAACTCAAGGATCTGCGGGAACTTGAAATCCGGGACTATCAATCAGTGATATTCCAACGTCAATTCTGGGAAGGCTTCGAACAGTTGACATCATTGAAAAAGTTTAGAGTGATCAAGTGCCCAGAAATATTTTCTACCAACTTTGAGCTATTTCTGCCTCCGTCAGTTGAGGAACTTGAGTTGAGTGGATGCAACATTACATTGATACAACTATCACAACTCCTCGTGAACCTTCATTTACTTAAGAGTTTCAAGTTAACTAATTGCCAAGGGGTAACATCCTTACCTGTAGGGTTGTTTACAGATGAACAGAACACAATGTCAGAAGGCTCATGGCACATTCCTCCCAGATGCTTCACGAGTCTGGAAAGTTTGCAAATCTCTTTCACAACAGCTCCATCTGATGCAAATTCAATTATGCACTTTACGAGCAAGAAAGGCCTAGGAAGATTTGTATCTCTTAAGAAAATTGTTATAGAAAATTGCCCTACTCTGCTATCTAGAGCGCTTTCAGGAGGAGCATCTCATATATCTCCATCATCTTTGGATAAACTCTGCATGACTGGTATCCAAGACAGCACTCTGCAGTTCTCAGATGTCTCTTCCATCGCGGATTTAGATGTGTCTGGATGCCCGAAGTTGGCATGTCTCGACCTGAGTTCTTGTACCGCGCTAGAAAAGTTGTGTGTTATAGATTGCCGTTTGTTACAGTCAATTGAAGGTTTGCCGTCATGCTCAGCACTGAGGGATTTGAAAATTCGAAACTGTGCATTGCTGCCTTCGCTCAGCGCATCACTCCACACCCTGAAAACACTGAGCATAGAGAATAACACAAATCTAGCATCTCTGGAACTGAAATCATGCACATCATTGCAGAAACTATGCATCAAAGACTGCCCGGCACTGACATCATGGGAAGGTTTGAAATCCCTTGTTTCTCTTGAGATCTTGAAAGTTGAAGCGTCTCCTGGGTTCATAACGAGATGGATATCAGCAGCAGCTGAAGTTAATATCGAGGAGAAGAATTTCTCACTACCACTTGAAAAGCTCAACGTTGATAACATTGATGTCCTTTGTGTGCCCATATGCAGCCAGTTAACTTCTCTCAAGATATTATCCATTGAAGAGGATCGTCACGATCCAGATGGTCATGTGGAGTTTTTGACAGACAACCATGTCAAAGGACTGTCATTTCTCACCTGCTTGAGATTTCTTGATCTGGAAAACCTTGAGCAACTCCGGTCACTGCCTGCAGAACTTGGATCCCTTGCATCCCTGCAGAGACTACATGTTGGCAACTGTGGACATATTACTTCCCTGCCGGTAGGGGGTCTCCCAGCTTCGCTCAAGGACATGGAACTCTATAATTGCAGCAAAGAACTAAACGTACTGTGCCGAGATATGCTTAGACTTCGAAGAAACTTACATTTGTGGGTGGATGGCGACGAGGAGGATTTCTTTTCACAGAATTGCTCTGACGAAGAAATAAGTGAGCTTATGTTCGCATATCGTATAGCCTTTACACCAG GTTCTTTTTTGGAAGAACAGAACAATACGAGAACACCTTCTATTTTCGATGAAGGGagcaaaagaaacaaaatatcaaaatacaagagaagaaaaaaggcTACAGCCTACAGATGA
- the LOC4345202 gene encoding uncharacterized protein isoform X4: MDKAAVVPLPITGGVNDDRTAALQQWASTVGFGGEVGRLVEAHRRLDSVLAETQGKEIRNKELQRRLREASHDAARARDLLGELEYYRIREEVERDDHDKLLHDNANGNLLLSMPQRDVEFFNNDAAKDDKDTTESSLSNTDSSASALQVTTYIASSSSPVPYLETLNKCISNEISKYTEKCYRIAKQVSEALELESLDYLYAHKYQRTRTDHRETSPCQSEPKVHGRDQQRDLIISKLTSEECARKKLSILAIIGDGGNVGLLLRG, from the exons ATGGACAAGGCGGCGGTTGTTCCACTTCCAATCACCGGAGGAGTCAACGACGATCGTACTGCTGCGCTGCAGCAGTGGGCTTCCACCGTCGGCTTCGGAGGCGAGGTGGGGCGCCTCGTCGAAGCCCACCGACGCCTCGACTCGGTGCTCGCGGAGACGCAGGGGAAGGAGATCCGGAACAAGGAGCTCCAGCGGCGCCTCAGGGAGGCCTCGCATGATGCTGCCCGCGCCCGTGACCTCCTCGGCGAGCTCGAGTACTACcgcatccgcgaggaggtggagcGCGACGACCACGATAAG CTATTGCATGACAATGCAAATGGAAATTTGCTTCTCTCCATGCCTCAAAGGGATGTTGAGTTCTTTAACAATGATGCAGCAAAAGATGACAAAGACACCACAGAAAGTTCTCTTAGCAACACAGATTCATCTGCATCTGCTCTTCAGGTTACTACGTACATTGCTAGTAGCAGTAGTCCAGTACCCTATCTGGAGACTCTTAACAAGTGCATCTCGAATGAGATAAGTAAATACACTGAAAAATGCTACAGGATAGCCAAACAGGTGAGTGAAGCTCTTGAGCTTGAAAGTCTGGATTACCTTTACGCGCACAAATACCAGAGAACAAGAACAGATCATCGGGAGACATCACCATGCCAAAGTGAACCCAAAGTTCATGGGAGGGACCAACAGCGTGACTTGATAATAAGCAAGTTAACAAGTGAGGAATGTGCTAGGAAGAAACTCTCTATCCTTGCCATCATCGGTGATGGAG GAAATGTTGGACTCCTTTTGCGGGGATGA
- the LOC4345202 gene encoding disease resistance protein RGA2 isoform X2 — protein sequence MMLPAPVTSSASSSTTASARRWSATTTISYCMTMQMEICFSPCLKGMLSSLTMMQQKMTKTPQKVLLATQIHLHLLFRIAKQVSEALELESLDYLYAHKYQRTRTDHRETSPCQSEPKVHGRDQQRDLIISKLTSEECARKKLSILAIIGDGGIGKTTLAKLVFNNSTVSKHFDVLLWVYVSVHFDQNKIMQEMLDSFCGDEHDEIKKSKELQLQDKLDYLLKSKRVLLVMDDMWEDSTKEKWDELLNPLLKNDVMGNSVLVTTRKPSVATMIEAADHINLDGLKKDDFWCLFKECVFGHENYKGEPRLEKIGQQIVDKLKGNPLAAKTVSKVLRRSFDVDYWRRILHTGEWKYKNDENDIMPALMISYKYLPAHLQSCFSYCAVFPKYHRYEKERLIDMWIAQDLLCSADIHTRPEDIGNEYFDDLLDWGFFEKQFEHSTLLIMHDLIHDLAQKVSSDESFTIEGNEPRNAPPCVRHVSVITEWEYKTKLNGTVYPNDSFLQEFSNSFRELQQRSLSTLMLFGPHDLDFADTFRQELNEVRSIRVLKLEMVFFDLDSLIGNISAFVNLRYLELGCFYKGPRLELPEAICRLYHLKVLDIKKNWGPSTSLPREMSKLVNLRHFIAEKELHAKIAGIGKMVSLQELKAFDVKKDHEFSISQLRGLNQLRGSISISSLYNAGHEEASQARLCDKDNLTCLHLSWLTLSRNRVARRTLPILEDLKPHSGLKNLQVVGYRHSLPSWLCSTVHLTSLRSLHLDRCIRWQTIPHPQQLPLLQELHLIQLPRVYKIEIGPLKVLEIRWLQNLRQCILLDKEQSYATLQILEVEGCPKLDEFLLQIFMSSGVQSTYQFLGIHRLKIHNDFLRASIPLLLLNSLSDIDLCGEHSKFTRFRLKPFGTSDGLSLQIKGDRYIQKIEERLFTLEKLKDLRELEIRDYQSVIFQRQFWEGFEQLTSLKKFRVIKCPEIFSTNFELFLPPSVEELELSGCNITLIQLSQLLVNLHLLKSFKLTNCQGVTSLPVGLFTDEQNTMSEGSWHIPPRCFTSLESLQISFTTAPSDANSIMHFTSKKGLGRFVSLKKIVIENCPTLLSRALSGGASHISPSSLDKLCMTGIQDSTLQFSDVSSIADLDVSGCPKLACLDLSSCTALEKLCVIDCRLLQSIEGLPSCSALRDLKIRNCALLPSLSASLHTLKTLSIENNTNLASLELKSCTSLQKLCIKDCPALTSWEGLKSLVSLEILKVEASPGFITRWISAAAEVNIEEKNFSLPLEKLNVDNIDVLCVPICSQLTSLKILSIEEDRHDPDGHVEFLTDNHVKGLSFLTCLRFLDLENLEQLRSLPAELGSLASLQRLHVGNCGHITSLPVGGLPASLKDMELYNCSKELNVLCRDMLRLRRNLHLWVDGDEEDFFSQNCSDEEISELMFAYRIAFTPGSFLEEQNNTRTPSIFDEGSKRNKISKYKRRKKATAYR from the exons ATGATGCTGCCCGCGCCCGTGACCTCCTCGGCGAGCTCGAGTACTACcgcatccgcgaggaggtggagcGCGACGACCACGATAAG CTATTGCATGACAATGCAAATGGAAATTTGCTTCTCTCCATGCCTCAAAGGGATGTTGAGTTCTTTAACAATGATGCAGCAAAAGATGACAAAGACACCACAGAAAGTTCTCTTAGCAACACAGATTCATCTGCATCTGCTCTTCAG GATAGCCAAACAGGTGAGTGAAGCTCTTGAGCTTGAAAGTCTGGATTACCTTTACGCGCACAAATACCAGAGAACAAGAACAGATCATCGGGAGACATCACCATGCCAAAGTGAACCCAAAGTTCATGGGAGGGACCAACAGCGTGACTTGATAATAAGCAAGTTAACAAGTGAGGAATGTGCTAGGAAGAAACTCTCTATCCTTGCCATCATCGGTGATGGAGGTATTGGGAAAACTACTCTGGCTAAGCTAGTCTTCAACAACTCAACAGTGTCAAAGCATTTTGACGTTCTGTTATGGGTTTATGTATCTGTTCACTTTGATCAAAATAAGATTATGCAGGAAATGTTGGACTCCTTTTGCGGGGATGAGCATGATGAAATCAAGAAATCGAAGGAGCTTCAACTCCAAGACAAACTTGACTACTTATTGAAGTCAAAACGAGTGCTACTTGTTATGGATGACATGTGGGAGGATAGCACAAAGGAAAAATGGGATGAGCTGTTAAATCCATTGCTTAAAAACGATGTTATGGGGAACAGTGTTCTTGTCACAACTCGTAAACCATCTGTGGCAACAATGATAGAAGCAGCAGATCACATCAACCTGGATGGTTTGAAAAAAGATGACTTTTGGTGTTTGTTCAAGGAATGTGTATTTGGACATGAGAACTATAAAGGAGAACCAAGACTGGAAAAAATTGGGCAGCAGATAGTTGACAAGTTAAAGGGCAATCCTTTAGCAGCAAAGACTGTAAGCAAAGTATTGAGAAGGAGCTTTGACGTTGATTACTGGAGGAGAATTCTGCATACCGGTGAATGGAAGTACAAAAATGATGAGAATGATATCATGCCGGCCTTGATGATCAGCTACAAATATCTTCCAGCTCACCTTCAAAGTTGTTTCTCGTACTGTGCTGTGTTCCCAAAGTATCATAGGTATGAGAAAGAGCGTCTGATCGATATGTGGATAGCGCAAGATTTGCTATGTTCCGCTGATATTCACACACGACCTGAGGACATTGGAAATGAATACTTTGATGATCTACTTGATTGGGGATTTTTCGAAAAACAGTTTGAGCACTCAACCTTACTCATCATGCATGATCTAATTCATGATCTGGCACAGAAGGTTTCATCTGACGAAAGCTTTACCATAGAGGGCAATGAGCCTAGGAATGCACCGCCATGTGTTCGTCATGTCAGTGTAATAACAGAGTGGGAGTACAAAACAAAATTGAATGGCACTGTGTATCCTAATGATTCTTTCCTCCAAGAGTTCTCTAATTCCTTCCGTGAGTTGCAACAAAGGAGCTTAAGCACATTGATGCTGTTTGGGCCACATGACTTGGATTTTGCAGACACGTTTCGGCAAGAACTCAATGAGGTAAGGTCAATCCGTGTGTTGAAACTGGAGATGGTCTTCTTTGACTTGGATTCATTGATAGGCAACATCTCAGCATTTGTCAATCTTCGCTATCTAGAACTGGGCTGCTTCTACAAGGGCCCCAGGCTGGAGCTACCAGAAGCTATATGCAGGCTGTATCACCTTAAAGTCCTGGATATAAAGAAGAACTGGGGTCCTAGCACATCTTTGCCAAGAGAAATGAGCAAGCTTGTTAACTTGCGGCATTTTATTGCTGAAAAGGAGTTACATGCAAAAATAGCTGGCATCGGAAAGATGGTTTCCCTGCAGGAGCTAAAGGCATTTGATGTCAAAAAGGACCATGAGTTCAGCATATCACAGCTGAGAGGACTGAATCAGCTAAGGGGATCAATAAGCATTTCTAGTCTTTACAATGCAGGGCATGAAGAGGCTAGCCAAGCAAGGCTCTGTGACAAGGATAACCTAACTTGTTTGCACCTGTCATGGCTGACTTTATCTAGGAACCGTGTTGCACGGCGTACTCTTCCTATCCTGGAGGATCTTAAACCACATTCTGGCCTTAAAAATCTGCAAGTTGTTGGATACAGGCATTCTTTACCATCATGGCTTTGCAGCACTGTCCATCTCACCTCTTTGCGGTCACTCCACCTGGATAGATGCATACGTTGGCAAACAATTCCACATCCCCAGCAGTTGCCTCTTCTCCAGGAGCTGCATTTGATTCAACTGcctcgtgtttacaaaatagagATTGGTCCTCTGAAGGTCCTTGAAATACGCTGGTTGCAAAATCTGAGGCAGTGCATACTTTTAGATAAGGAACAGTCATATGCTACCCTACAGATCCTTGAAGTGGAGGGATGCCCCAAATTGGATGAATTTCTATTGCAGATTTTCATGTCTTCGGGTGTACAAAGCACATACCAATTTCTTGGTATTCACAGGCTTAAGATACACAATGACTTCCTTCGTGCTAGCATCCCGCTCCTGCTCCTAAATTCTTTATCAGACATAGATCTGTGTGGTGAGCACTCAAAATTTACGAGGTTTCGACTAAAACCATTTGGCACATCAGATGGGTTGAGTCTACAAATCAAAGGAGATAGATATATTCAGAAGATAGAGGAAAGATTGTTCACATTAGAGAAACTCAAGGATCTGCGGGAACTTGAAATCCGGGACTATCAATCAGTGATATTCCAACGTCAATTCTGGGAAGGCTTCGAACAGTTGACATCATTGAAAAAGTTTAGAGTGATCAAGTGCCCAGAAATATTTTCTACCAACTTTGAGCTATTTCTGCCTCCGTCAGTTGAGGAACTTGAGTTGAGTGGATGCAACATTACATTGATACAACTATCACAACTCCTCGTGAACCTTCATTTACTTAAGAGTTTCAAGTTAACTAATTGCCAAGGGGTAACATCCTTACCTGTAGGGTTGTTTACAGATGAACAGAACACAATGTCAGAAGGCTCATGGCACATTCCTCCCAGATGCTTCACGAGTCTGGAAAGTTTGCAAATCTCTTTCACAACAGCTCCATCTGATGCAAATTCAATTATGCACTTTACGAGCAAGAAAGGCCTAGGAAGATTTGTATCTCTTAAGAAAATTGTTATAGAAAATTGCCCTACTCTGCTATCTAGAGCGCTTTCAGGAGGAGCATCTCATATATCTCCATCATCTTTGGATAAACTCTGCATGACTGGTATCCAAGACAGCACTCTGCAGTTCTCAGATGTCTCTTCCATCGCGGATTTAGATGTGTCTGGATGCCCGAAGTTGGCATGTCTCGACCTGAGTTCTTGTACCGCGCTAGAAAAGTTGTGTGTTATAGATTGCCGTTTGTTACAGTCAATTGAAGGTTTGCCGTCATGCTCAGCACTGAGGGATTTGAAAATTCGAAACTGTGCATTGCTGCCTTCGCTCAGCGCATCACTCCACACCCTGAAAACACTGAGCATAGAGAATAACACAAATCTAGCATCTCTGGAACTGAAATCATGCACATCATTGCAGAAACTATGCATCAAAGACTGCCCGGCACTGACATCATGGGAAGGTTTGAAATCCCTTGTTTCTCTTGAGATCTTGAAAGTTGAAGCGTCTCCTGGGTTCATAACGAGATGGATATCAGCAGCAGCTGAAGTTAATATCGAGGAGAAGAATTTCTCACTACCACTTGAAAAGCTCAACGTTGATAACATTGATGTCCTTTGTGTGCCCATATGCAGCCAGTTAACTTCTCTCAAGATATTATCCATTGAAGAGGATCGTCACGATCCAGATGGTCATGTGGAGTTTTTGACAGACAACCATGTCAAAGGACTGTCATTTCTCACCTGCTTGAGATTTCTTGATCTGGAAAACCTTGAGCAACTCCGGTCACTGCCTGCAGAACTTGGATCCCTTGCATCCCTGCAGAGACTACATGTTGGCAACTGTGGACATATTACTTCCCTGCCGGTAGGGGGTCTCCCAGCTTCGCTCAAGGACATGGAACTCTATAATTGCAGCAAAGAACTAAACGTACTGTGCCGAGATATGCTTAGACTTCGAAGAAACTTACATTTGTGGGTGGATGGCGACGAGGAGGATTTCTTTTCACAGAATTGCTCTGACGAAGAAATAAGTGAGCTTATGTTCGCATATCGTATAGCCTTTACACCAG GTTCTTTTTTGGAAGAACAGAACAATACGAGAACACCTTCTATTTTCGATGAAGGGagcaaaagaaacaaaatatcaaaatacaagagaagaaaaaaggcTACAGCCTACAGATGA